GAATCTGAATTCAGATTCGGATACGGCCGGAACAACAGCCGGCTCTCGCCTGTCGCGTGGTCGTAGAGGTAGGTGGCCCAGGGGTCGCGGTCGTGGGTGAAGTTGACGACCCACCTCTGCCCGGAGTCGTCCGACGAGATGGCGCCGAGGTCACCGTCGGACAGTTTGGTCAGGTTCTCCAGTACCGCACCGAAATTGGCGTCGAGAGGATGGATCACCTGGCGTTCCCCGTAGTAACGCGCACCCACCAGCTCACCCGTGCGCTCGCTGAGGATGAACGGTGACGGCAACACCATCTGGTTTCCGAGGTCGAATGTCGGGTGGCTGTCCACCTCGGTCTCCGTGCCGGTGGCCACATCGATGCGGACCAGCCGGGTGCGGTCGCTGCCCTCATTCGATCCGAGCCAGATGCCGGTTCCGTCCGGGGAGATGGCGACGGGGAAGATGCCCACCGGGTAGTCGGTGCCGTCGTAGACCTTGATGGAGCGCAATGAGGCTGTGGCCGAGTCCCATTGCGATATCTCGACGTCGCCGTCGGCCGTCAGCGTATTGGTGAACAGATCACCGTTGGGGGCGCACAGCCACATGATGACATTGCCGGGGTTCTCAGCCAGGAGGGTGAGTTCCCCTGTGGCGATGTCGAGTTCGTACGCATCGATCAGTTGGGGATCGCGGTTGTTGGTCTGCACGATCGCTTTGCCCGGCCGGCCCTTGACGAGGTCGAAGCTCGCCCTGGCCCCCGGAAACGGTGTGAGGTCCACGGCGGCGGCGTCGGGGTTGTCCAGGTCGATGCGGTAGACGTGAAAATTCTCGTCACCGCCGTTGTCCTGCATGTAGAGCAGCCACCGCGGATCGTCGGTCCACGAATAGATGTAGACGCTGCGGGTTTCGTCCGCGGTGACACAGCGTGGTGACGCATCGCCGTCGAGGTCCTGAATCCACACGTTGAGGCGGTTCTTCCACGGCGCCAGAAAGGCGATCCTGGTTCCGTCGGGCGAGATCTTGGCGGCTGTGCGCTCTGGTGGGCTGAAGAAGTCCTCGACGGAGATGAGTTCGGGTAACGCCATGAGAGTCCTTTCGCGGGTGCGGACAAGCTCTTTCGGGTGTGATCAGGACGTGACGGGTCCACCGAGTCGGCCGTTGGTGGCGTCCCGGATCGCCCGGTCGATCAGGGCGAGCGCCTGCTCTTGGGTGACTTTCTTGCCTTCGACGATCACCGCGACGCTGACGTCTTCGTCGACGACGCGGAACGCCCCGGTGACGGCGGCCGCGCAGAGCCGCACGGTGAGGTCGTCGACGGGTAGATGCAGGCGGTCGGCGATCACCGGGATGAAGCCCTGCTCCATGCGGTCGTGCACCATCAGGTAGGCCGTGCGCAGGGCCGGTTCGGACGGGGTCATGGTGGCGATCCGCATCGCGCTGATCTCGTCCTCGACGTCTTGGGGTGCCATCGGGTGCGTGAGGCCGTCGGCGGCAAGGTGTTCGGCCAATGACAGCTCATGCGGCCAGCGGTTGAGAATGTCGATGAACCGGTCCGCCGATTTGGCCAGCACCGGTTCGACGCAGCTTTCCTTGGCGCGGAAGTAACGCCAGATCGTGCGGGTGGAAAGCCCTGCGGCCGCGGCGATGTCGTCACCGCTGGTGCCGGCGACGCCACGCTCCCAGAACAATGCGCAGGCGTGTCGTGACACGGCGAGACGCGCCTGTTCCTGTTTCTCGCTCATCGCCCTCACCTCCAGAACTTGTCACTTAGTGACAGCTCCAATGTGTCACTAAGTGACAGTGTCGTCAAGGTGTGCAGGTGGGAGGCGGTTTTGCGTCGTGTGGTCTGCGTCGACGGTGTCTACGTCGCGGTTTTCTACGCCAGGGCGGCAGAGAGTCGCGGAGAGCGACCCAGGGGTGGAAATCGGCGATGCGAGCCACCGATTTCGCCTGGGAAACCTCAATCGGTTAGCCTCGCGAATTAACACCCGTCAAGGAGATTGTCATGGTCGATCCGCGCACCCCAGTCATCGTCGGCGTCGGGCAGTTCACCGAACGCATCGACCTCGATGGCTATCGCGGGATGTCCTCGGTCGAGCTGGCCACCGAGGCGGCCAAGGCGGCCCTGCACGACACCGGGGCCGAC
Above is a window of Mycolicibacterium boenickei DNA encoding:
- a CDS encoding S9 family peptidase, encoding MALPELISVEDFFSPPERTAAKISPDGTRIAFLAPWKNRLNVWIQDLDGDASPRCVTADETRSVYIYSWTDDPRWLLYMQDNGGDENFHVYRIDLDNPDAAAVDLTPFPGARASFDLVKGRPGKAIVQTNNRDPQLIDAYELDIATGELTLLAENPGNVIMWLCAPNGDLFTNTLTADGDVEISQWDSATASLRSIKVYDGTDYPVGIFPVAISPDGTGIWLGSNEGSDRTRLVRIDVATGTETEVDSHPTFDLGNQMVLPSPFILSERTGELVGARYYGERQVIHPLDANFGAVLENLTKLSDGDLGAISSDDSGQRWVVNFTHDRDPWATYLYDHATGESRLLFRPYPNLNSDSLAPMTPVTIPSRDGLDLHSYLTLPVGVDATDLPMVLLVHGGPWSRDCWGFQPDVQMLANRGYAVLQVNFRGSTGYGKAFTKAAIGEFAGKMHDDLIDAVDWAVKQGYADRDKVAIFGGSYGGYAALVGVTFTPDVFAAAIDYVGISSLANFMRTLPNVARPFLATNWHLYVGDHNDPTQEADMLARSPITKVDQIRTPLLVVQGANDSRVVQAESDNLVEALRKRGVEVEYMVKEDEGHGFLNPDNQIDMYHAVERFLAEHLGGRV
- a CDS encoding TetR/AcrR family transcriptional regulator, translated to MSEKQEQARLAVSRHACALFWERGVAGTSGDDIAAAAGLSTRTIWRYFRAKESCVEPVLAKSADRFIDILNRWPHELSLAEHLAADGLTHPMAPQDVEDEISAMRIATMTPSEPALRTAYLMVHDRMEQGFIPVIADRLHLPVDDLTVRLCAAAVTGAFRVVDEDVSVAVIVEGKKVTQEQALALIDRAIRDATNGRLGGPVTS